GGAGCTTTTATATCCTGATGATAAGAGTGTAAACTAGTGAAGCCTGgagttttctcaaagaactaacaatAGAACTGCCAAAAGACCTAGATATAACACTCCTGATCATATGTCTAATGGGCTTCATATATGACTTGTTTAATGATCTATTTATAATATCTAGAAAATGTAATCAAATTAGATGActgtcaacagatgaatgaatataaaaaatataccatatatatatttatgaatattcagctatgaagaaaaataaaaccatgaaagGGGAGACTACAGGAGGTGTTCTGTTGCAGAACTAGGATTGACACCGGGGATAGGACTTGGAGTAGTGGAGAGAGGTGAATACATGCAGTTAAATGACCTGCTTCCCTGTCCTGACTGGCCTGTGGACTCCAAAGTAGTGAAATTTTTACATATGAAAACTCCTGAAAATATTTCTCatgttttgtttaatattttaaagtaaatagtTTCAACTGTTAAAAGTTCAGTGTATCATAATGCTTACACATTTTGGTATACATAATTTATGAAAGAATACAGGAACATTTAGTATATGGtactataaaaatagaaaaagtagaGATATAGATTGAAATAAGACCATGCATACAGTTACTATTTAATAAAGATTCATGTGAGATATATCTGGACAGAAAGCAGAAGTCATGGGTTCATCAGGGGCTAGGATTTGCAAGACTCCTGAGATATAACTAGTTAATTGAGATTGTCAACTTGAACCCTAAACATAATAGAATACTCTCTACTGCATTGGACTCTTTACTTGTATTCCTTAGTATTTGACTGTAGGTGGTATTTCTGTCCCACCttgtcccacagctgtttagccccaaataaatatatagagacttatattgattataaactatttggctgatggcttatgCTTCTTTACtttctagctctctcttaattcttAACCCATGTCTACTTTCTGTGTATCTCCATGAACTCTTGGCTTATTCAGTGATTCTCAGACCTCTTGCTTTCTCAGGCACTATACAGCGTCTTCCTCGATATCACACTCTATCTCCCtttctccagaattctcctagtctggtagtcttGCCTATAGtatctgcctggctattggccaaactaATACAGAGGTACCTTCAAAATTAGGAAGATACTCAATGTAAGCCAGATAGAAAAATGTaccaatgtttgtttgtttactctgACTCCTTGTGCATTTTTGTTAGTGAACAGAACTGCATGGTACTGTTACCTATTCATTGTTAGAGTATTTCTCAGGCCCAGAGTTCTCCTCAGTGCTGCTTTGACTTCCTTGTTCCGTAAACTATAGATGATAGGGTTCAGCATGGATGTCACCGCTGTATAGAAGAGGGCCAAGAATTTATCTGTTCCTGGTGAGTGGCTCGCCTTGGGCCTCAAGTAAGTAATGGATCCTGAGCCATAGAAGAGTGTGACTACAAGTAGGTGGGAAGAACAGGTAGAGAGAATTTTATGGCGTCCCTCAGGTGACGGCATCACCAGCACTAAAATCAGAATTCTGACATAGGAAGAAATGATCAGTAAAAATGGACTGGATATGCAGAGGATTGCTGCCACAAAAACTGCAGCCTCGTTATGGGATGTATCTCcacaagcaagtgccaggagaggtgAAAGGTCGCAGAAGAAGTGGTCTATCTCACAGGGTCCACAGAAgtccaaagaaaaaataaaattggtctGTCCCAACCCTACTATGCATCCCATTCCCCATGAAACCATTGCCAAATGGGCACATGCCACATGACTCATTCATGTTGCGTAGTGGAGTGGGGAGCATATGGCCATGTAGCGGTCAAAGGCCATGGCTGCCAAGAGGCAGCACTCAGTTATTCCaaagaatgtgaagaaaaataTCTGTGTGGCACAACCCTCTCGAGAAATCCCTCGCGCCTCAGTCACAAGGCTCTGCAGCATCTTGGGTATGACAGAGCAAGTGTAGCCAATCTCCAGGAGAGACAAGTTGGCCAGgaaaaagtacatgggtgtgtgtagAGCTGGACTGGTGCAAATAGCGAGGGCTATGAGTGTGTTTCCTGTCAGTGATGCCAGGAACATGAAGAGGATGAAGATGAACAGGAGGAAGCATTCTCCAGGGTCCTCAGAGAACTTGGCAAATACAAAGCGTTTGACAGACAAGCTGTTCTCCTGCCACAGAGAGCAATTGACAGTCATCTCCTGGAGGAGAGAGCAGCAAGTCACTAGAAGGATTCTTGCAGATGAGGGAAATTATTCAATTTAATAATTTTAGAGTCTCAGTTGAGTCAGAGAGAGAATTTTTACCTGCTGTCCTAAAAGTAAAGTTTAGAAGTAATGATTCATCCTTACGGATTCTCCTATCCTACACTTTCTTTGTGTATCACATCAGGTGATTTTCTCCAAAGTTTACTGAGCATTATATCAAGTGTCCAAGGATGTAGGCAAGGTGGTGTATACTTGTATTCTCGGTACTGATGAAGCTGAGGCAAGAGTCTTACCATTGGTTTGAGTTCAGCCTCACTTATAAAGTACAATATCattcaattaaaagaaaaggaaaaacattaattGTGGTTCAATTCTTCCTGCATGCTTCTCATTGACCAGATATCTATGTTACCTCGAAAAGCTCTTCTCCTATGTACTCATATCTATGCTTTCCTGTTGTCATGGAtaccatctctctaacccttcTTAGAGAGTTTTGAACCCAGAGGGTTCTGTGATTGCTATTGTTGTTACTCAGATCCAGGTATTAAAAATACCATTTCCTCAAATAAGACTCTTATTTTCCTGAAGGAATAGCAAAATCAAATAACCATTCATTAAAAAATGAGTACTGCAATGCATGGGCTTAAAGACAGAGAAGCTTCTTGGAAAAGATGGGCAAGTTGAGACATGAAAGAGAAGCACCATTACTCCTCAATGCACCATGTGTTCACTGCTGAGATACATCAGCATGGCAGCTTATTTATGTATCTTGATAGTTCCCATCATTTATTAGAGCATGATTTCTCACTGAGAGTTTCATTGCCTACAtgataagtttctttttttttaatacaattcATGAGATCCTGTGACTCAGGTCACTCATTGAGGCTGCTGTGTGCTTGTTTGATTGGTTATCTAATAAACTCTCCAGTTCCAGCCCAGCTTTTTTTCTGGAAATCACCCAACTCTTTCACCTAGCAGTTACACTCCATGCTTTTCAcactacagctgctaaaatagcATTTGCCACTGTGGTGATTCCtacttctcatttctttctgagtGTAGCCTTATGCGGAGACTGAGTGTGGACTTCACTTTTCTAATCATTGCGTTTGCCATCTTTACTAACCTATAAGTTCTCATGTAACGAGAAGCTTCGGTGTTCACCTTACTCTGCCTCATTATTTATTCTGCCCATCACTGCCCATCCTGTGAAGTTCAATCTCATGAACCTCACACATTTCAGATTCATCTTACTTGTTTTT
This DNA window, taken from Cricetulus griseus strain 17A/GY chromosome 2, alternate assembly CriGri-PICRH-1.0, whole genome shotgun sequence, encodes the following:
- the LOC100763724 gene encoding LOW QUALITY PROTEIN: olfactory receptor 10C1-like (The sequence of the model RefSeq protein was modified relative to this genomic sequence to represent the inferred CDS: substituted 1 base at 1 genomic stop codon), yielding MTVNCSLWQENSLSVKRFVFAKFSEDPGECFLLFIFILFMFLASLTGNTLIALAICTSPALHTPMYFFLANLSLLEIGYTCSVIPKMLQSLVTEARGISREGCATQIFFFTFFGITECCLLAAMAFDRYMAICSPLHYATXMSHVACAHLAMVSWGMGCIVGLGQTNFIFSLDFCGPCEIDHFFCDLSPLLALACGDTSHNEAAVFVAAILCISSPFLLIISSYVRILILVLVMPSPEGRHKILSTCSSHLLVVTLFYGSGSITYLRPKASHSPGTDKFLALFYTAVTSMLNPIIYSLRNKEVKAALRRTLGLRNTLTMNR